The DNA sequence AAGGAGTACGTGGTCTTCGCCGGCCTCGCCATCGGCGCGACCGTGGCCGGGCAGGGCGACGTGTGGACGCTCGCGCTCGCCGCGATCGCCATGCAGTCGGTCCGGCACCTGCTCGACTTCGCGTACGGCGCGGGCCACCGCCGCCGGCGCAAGGCTCCCCCGCCGCTGCCGACCCTCGACCTGACGGTCAGCGCCGACACGCCGCTGCGCGAGGCGCTCGTCCAGCGCCGCATCGAGCAGACCAACACGATCAAGAAGCTGCTCAGGCTCTGGACGAAGGCCGGCAGGTTCCGCCCGCTCTACTGGGCGCGCAAGATGATCGTCTTCCCCATCGGTGAGCGGTTCGCCGCCATCGCGATCACGGCCGCGTTCTTCGAGCCTCGCATCACCTTCCTCACGCTGCTGATCTGGGGTGGCATCGCGGCCGCCTACAGCCTGACCGGACGTCTCATGAGGTCACTCGCATGATCACGCAACCACAGACAACTCCGGTGACCACCACCCCGGACCCCGACGAGGAGCGCCTGCGCGTCCAGACCGCGCGCCTCGTCTCCTACCGCGACGACGGCCCGCTCGCCGCCCTGCTGCGCGACCGGCTCGGTCCCGGCCTTCCCCCGGTCTTCACCACGCTCGTCGCGCTGGTCGCGGTCGCCGCCCTGGCGTTCACCGACACGCTGGCCGCCGGGTCGGGCCCGATCATGCTGGTGCCCGCGCTCATCGTCGTCGCCCTCGTGGTGCCGACCGTCCCCCGCGACCACCTCGGCCGCTTCGACTGGCTCGTCCCGCCGCTCGTCCGCGCCGCCGAGTTCCTCGCGATCCTCACCATCGGCCTCGCCACGGACACGCCCAGGTGGCTGCTGTTCGTGCTCCTGTACGTGATCGGCTACCACACGTACGACACGGTCTACCGCACCCGGCAGGGCATCTGGCCGCCCGCCTGGATCTTCAAGGCCGGCCTCGGCTGGGAGTGCCGCCTGATCGTCATCGGCGCCGGCGCGGCGATCGGCCAGCTCACCATCGTCGTCGCCGTCCTCACCGCGTACCTGTTCGTCCTCTTCGCCGCGGAGAGCGTCACGAGCTGGGTCCGCCTCGACAAGGCCTCCACCCAGGCCCAGGCCTCCGACGACCTCGAGGCCGCCCCCGAGGAGGCCGCCGAGCGCGCCGAGGCCGAGGCCGCCCAAGAGAAGGCCTGACCTCCACGCGACAAGGCCCGACCGGCTCCCTGGAGCGGCCGGGCCTTTCTTGTCTCCGTCCCCGCCGGGGTGCCCGCCTCCTGCCGCGAGCAGCGCGGTTAGCGAGCGTCAGGCGTTCTCCCGGTGGAACAGGCGGGTGCCGAGGGCCACGCCGATGACGAGGAGCGCGAGCCCGGCGAGCACTCCCCAGGCGACCGCGGCGCCGCCGTACGACCCGGAGAAGAACGCGCGCAGGGCCTCGACCACGTAGCGGAACGGCGTCAGCCGGGAGAGGACGTCCAGCCACGGCGGTGCGAGCGACATCGGCAGGAGCGCGCCCGACAGCAGCATGAGCGGCACGACCGCGGTCGACGCGACCGGCGGGAAGAGCTCGTCCGGCATGACCAGAGCGATCGCGTAGGAGAGCGACGCCAGGCCCGTGGCGAGCACGACGAGCAGCGCCAGGCCGAGCAGCACCCCGGCGAGCGGGGCGCGCAGTCCGAGCGCCCAGCCGAGCGCGAGCAGCAGCGCGGACTGCACGAGCAGCACGACGACGTCGCGCAGCACCCGGCCGAGCAGCAGCGAGGTACGGCCGGCGGGGGTGACGCGCAACCGTTCCAGTACCCCGAAACGCCGGTCGATGAAGATGCCGAAACCGGCGAGCCCTGCGCTCATCAGGGCGAGCTGCACGAGCAGCCCGGGCACGAGCACGTCCCACGAGCCGACGCCGCTGCGGTCGAAGAGCGGGCCGAACAGCACCAGGAACATGATCGGCTGGATGGCGCTGAACAGGACGGAGAGTTTGCTGCGGAAGGTCGCGCGCAGATAGTGGCGCGCGAGGATCAGGGCGGTCACAGGGGTTCTCCTTCGAGACGGCGGTCCGGCCCGGCTCAGGCGGCGGTGCTCTCGCGCAGCTCGCGGCCGGTCACGTGGAGGAAGACGTCGTCGAGGGTCGCGGACGGGCCGAGCTCGGCCTTGAGGTCCGCCGGTGCGCCCTCGGCGACCACGCGGCCGTGGTCGATGATGAGGATCCGGTCGCAGAGCGCGTCGGCCTCGTCGAGGTAGTGCGTGGTGAGGAAGACGGTCATGCCCTCCCGGTCGCGCAGCCGCCGCACGTGATCCCACAGGTTGGCGCGGCTCTGCGGGTCGAGACCGGTGGTCGGCTCATCGAGGAAGAGCAGCCGTGGGTTGTGCAGCAGGCCCATGGCGAGATCGACGCGCCTTCGCCGGCCGCCGGAGAGCACGGCGGCCGGGCGCGCCTCGACGCCGGCGAGGTCGAGCGCCCGCAGCGTCTCGGCGACCCGGTCCCTCGCCTCGGCCCGGCTCATGCCGTACAGGCGGGCCTGGAGCTCGAGCTCCTCCCCCACCTGGGCGGTGGGGGCGACGGTGTTGCCCTGGGGCACGTAGCCGATGCGGCGCCGTACCTCGGCGGGCTCGGCCACCAGGTCGTACCCGGCCACGGTGGCGGTGCCGGAGGTGGGTTTCAGCAGCGTGGTGAGCATGCGCAGGCTCGTGCTCTTGCCCGCGCCGTTCGGGCCGAGGAAACCGACGATCTCACCGGCGGCCACGTGCAGGTCGAGACCGCGTACCGCCTCGACCGTGCCCTTCCCGCCGGTGAAGGTCTTGGTGAGCGCTGTGGCGTGAATCACGTTCGATAGAGTAACACCAAATTTGGAGTCACTGAAAAATTGTGGTCACTGATAGCATGTCCGCCATGTCCGAGGAGCTGAGCCTGCGGGAGCGCAAGAAGCGGGAGACCCGGCAGCGCATCTCCGACGTCGCCATGGGTCTGTTCATGCGGCACGGCTTCGACAAGGTGACGGTCGCCGAGGTGGCGCGCGCCGCCGACGTCTCGGTGAACACGGTCTTCAACTACTTCAAGACCAAGGAGGAGCTCTTCCTCGACCGCCAGGACACCGCGGAGGAGTTCCTCGCCGACCTGGTACGTGGGCGCGCCCCAGGCGTGTCGGCGGTGCGGGCGATCCGGGACGACTTCCTCGACGCGGTGCGCACCCGGCACTGGCGGTACGGCTTCAACGCGGGCGCCGACTGGTGGCACCAGATGGTGGCGGACAGCCCGGCCCTCACCGCCGCCGTGAACCGGCTGCACGAGGCCCGCCAGGAGAAGCTCGCCGCCGCGCTCGCCGACGAGGCCGACGCCGACCCCGACGACCTCACACCCCGCGTCGTGGCGGCGCAGATCTGCGCGACACTGACCGTGCTCACCGAGCAGGCACACCGGCGCAGAAGGGCCGGTGAGGCATGGGAGGACATCCTCGCCGACACCGAGAAGAAGGCCGAGCGCGCCTTCGACCTCCTCGAACACGGCATCGGCGACTATCCCGAGCCATCCCGCTGAGCCACCGGGCAGGCCTCGGCCAGGCCGTTCGGCTTCGTACGGCTTGTCGCGCGGCGGACGCGTGGACGCCACCGCCCCTGTCTGGGCGAGCAGGTCACGGGCGCTGTCGACGACGGGGGCGAGGAGCCGGGAGACCGCGGCGTCGAGCAGGGTCTCCTTCCCGCCGAAGGCGCGTACCACCATGGCGGCGCCGAGCCCGGCGCGCTGCGCGACCGCCTCGACGGTGAGCGTCGCGCCGGCTCGGCAAGGAGGGCCATGGCGGCGTCGAGGGCCGGTTGGCGGTTGCGGACGGCGTCCGATCGGCGGCGCGGCGCGGCGTTGACAAGTGAAATGCTCCTTCCAGATATTCCAACTGGAATGCTCATTTCACCTAGACGCCGACGGAAAGGCGGGCCGAGGCATACCCTCAGTCACTATCTCTGAAGGAAACAAGGAGGCGGCAGAGAGATGGACGTGAGTCAAACTATATGGCGAAAGTCCAGCTATTCGAACGATACCGGTCACTGTGTCGAAGTGGCGACAAACCTGCCCGGCATCGTCGCGATTCGAGACTCTAAGAACCCCGACGGTCCCGTCCTTGTGCTCAGCCGAGCCGAGTGGTCGGCCTTCCTCGCTAGCGTGCGCGACGGCGCTGTATGACCTTTCCCGCCGTTCGAGGGCTGGGAGGTGCCGACCGGCCGGCGGGCCT is a window from the Thermopolyspora flexuosa genome containing:
- a CDS encoding DUF5941 domain-containing protein, with product MTTTPDPDEERLRVQTARLVSYRDDGPLAALLRDRLGPGLPPVFTTLVALVAVAALAFTDTLAAGSGPIMLVPALIVVALVVPTVPRDHLGRFDWLVPPLVRAAEFLAILTIGLATDTPRWLLFVLLYVIGYHTYDTVYRTRQGIWPPAWIFKAGLGWECRLIVIGAGAAIGQLTIVVAVLTAYLFVLFAAESVTSWVRLDKASTQAQASDDLEAAPEEAAERAEAEAAQEKA
- a CDS encoding TetR/AcrR family transcriptional regulator, whose amino-acid sequence is MSEELSLRERKKRETRQRISDVAMGLFMRHGFDKVTVAEVARAADVSVNTVFNYFKTKEELFLDRQDTAEEFLADLVRGRAPGVSAVRAIRDDFLDAVRTRHWRYGFNAGADWWHQMVADSPALTAAVNRLHEARQEKLAAALADEADADPDDLTPRVVAAQICATLTVLTEQAHRRRRAGEAWEDILADTEKKAERAFDLLEHGIGDYPEPSR
- a CDS encoding DUF397 domain-containing protein encodes the protein MDVSQTIWRKSSYSNDTGHCVEVATNLPGIVAIRDSKNPDGPVLVLSRAEWSAFLASVRDGAV
- a CDS encoding ABC transporter permease, with the protein product MTALILARHYLRATFRSKLSVLFSAIQPIMFLVLFGPLFDRSGVGSWDVLVPGLLVQLALMSAGLAGFGIFIDRRFGVLERLRVTPAGRTSLLLGRVLRDVVVLLVQSALLLALGWALGLRAPLAGVLLGLALLVVLATGLASLSYAIALVMPDELFPPVASTAVVPLMLLSGALLPMSLAPPWLDVLSRLTPFRYVVEALRAFFSGSYGGAAVAWGVLAGLALLVIGVALGTRLFHRENA